Within Thunnus thynnus chromosome 15, fThuThy2.1, whole genome shotgun sequence, the genomic segment ATTTTAAGAGTAGAACACCAAGTTCACAAGAGAAACTGACAATATAATTTCAGGATAAGTAGTAGTAAATTGAAATTATGGCAGAGCTACGTTAGATTGTACAGGtattcctaataaagtgcttggtgagtatatatgtatatataacagCAACATGTAATCTTGTAGGATTAAGCAGTAGTGAACATAATCAAGAGAGTGCATACCaactgtttttggttttatcattatttaattttgtcattttcccaGTGGGAACAcactacatacatacaatacaataagtGTGTAGCATGGATTTGGGACACAGCTAAAGGTCATATATGTCTCTTGGTTGTCTTTCAAACAACAATGTTTACACTCACAACAACGCAGTTCACAAACACCTCTCATTTCCTCACTGATAGATTATtttacaccttcttacaaaaGCTCACACCATCTCGCTGGGTGGAGGATAATGGCAAAGAAACCCGAGAGTGGCTTCTtgaagaaaagataaaaaatgagaACTGTAGCTCATGTGAAGGCGAGTCACCACTCAGGCAGAGGGGCCTCATCTAGAGGGCAGCTAACACCCTTCCTCCTGGAGAGTTTAGGCTGCATAGAGACAAGATACTGATCACAATGTAGTATACCGTCATTTTTCATGTCATCACTCATTTCTAAACTTGTTTGTCCTTGACCTTCATAGGATTGCgcgctatttttttttttacgcatGTTAATGCATCTTGCCAATTTACAAtcatacattttcattaatcatgttAAAAGAGAATATTTActcttttactgtattttcatttgtttctttctttatttcctgtGTGACTCTTTGTCACTTGAGGACcggtcatgttttattttatctcagtatctacagtatgttgaaaCATTTCCTTGTTCCACAACTtcagtcaggtgtgtgtgtgtgtgtgtatttgattgTGCTGAATGTGTATTTAGTGCACCATAAGCAAGGAAAGATCAGCACATAAATGGAAAACTGTTTCCGTGAATGAGTCATAATTCTTTGGACCCACTgtgtgagggtttttttttctcttttccccaACAGGTTGTTGCCTGTGTGGCTAAATATATCCACTGTGCAACAGTACAATATATAAAGCAATCACTGACCACACTACTCTTTAACACCTGATTCATGCAAACTCAGTATGTGGTAACAGCAGCTGAGTTAATGGACAATAAATAGTGTGAAAATTAAAACcatgaaaaagataaaattagcattttgtctgtcagtcagtaaCCAACTCAAAATTCGATAATCTCATCCTCCTATAACACATCGACCTAATTTAATTAGGAGAACTCAGGCTGCTCCGGTTTCTcagaacattttcttctttgtatCTGTGGAGACGAGACTCGTGGTTTAGCTGCGGTTTATAGGCCATGTATTTCTACTGCAAAAGCAATAATGTGGTTGAGTGTTGAATGACAGGTTATGACGgctcaaaatgtttgttttaacctACACCACTGAGAACCTATTGACTCTGTATGTTTTCAGACTGCATAGAAGAGATGTTTAAGAGCAACCCAACCTATTTGCATGTACTCTACAGTACTGCATATATACACTGTTCAGCTGATTTGCATATAGTCAGCGGTAGAATAGCACTACATTTACACAAGTACTGTATGGAAGATGTTGAGAtacatgtgttttatttgagttcttccactttatatttctactctacatttcagagggaaatactgaactttttactccactttatTTATCTGACACTAGTTacaaattcatattttacataaaaaacatataatgaCCTTATAAAATGTGATGCACTGTTACAGACATAACTACCAAACAGTATATTTAAGTGTTAAAATTTGGTCCATCTTGCctgtaaacagtaaaatgctacaAACACATTAGTGCATCAGGAATAAGAatcaatttatatatataatatacaatagTTAAACACTCACAGAGGCCGtttttctgcattatttttaatttccctATTTTTACTTATGTGACACTTTCCAGTGCAGGACTTGTAGTTGTAATAGATATATTGCAGTAATGAATACTTCCTCCAGTATtgtatattgtacattttattttattgtacatattttattgtttattttattgtcaattgtcctgttttatgttgtttttctgggCGCTGCGTGGTGAAACCAAAGATAATTTTCAACAGTGTGGAAAACAAAGTTCCTTTCTTCCTCATTTGAAAATTATTAATACACCTACTACATGCTACATGTTTTATGAACGAAACACTTAAATTACCAAAATATCTGCATCATCATGGCTACATTAGACTGGGCCTTAATTCATTGTAAatagtttagttttaatttaattaatttaattagttttaatgATACAAATGGAGCTGCAATGAATAGCtgattgattagtcaatcaacaataaaataatgtgttaataatcaataattattttttaaaaatggattacTTTTTGCCAAACATTCCCAAGTACCAGCTTCTCATTTGGgctgatttgaagcttttctctcttttatatcgttgtaaattgaatatctttggattttgaatTGTTGGTCAAACCTCAGGCTTCAGGGAATTGTGatgtgcatttttcactatGATCTGACACGTTATagccaaaataattaattaattaatggaaaaaataactggcagattaatcaatattaaaaatgatcGTTAGTTCCCACCCTTTACGCGAAACAAGCCTCTGGCATGGAAACTTACTGCAAGGgtgtgtttttcaaaaataatatcGTTGGGAAGTTGAAGTTGTTGAAGGAAATCCTGCAGAATTTACTTGTGCAGACAAGACTGAGAATGACCCCcaagtcacacatacacacacacacacacacacacacacacacgtacaaagTGTTTGAAAAAGTAGAGAATGGATCCTCAACTACACATATATCAGAGTCAATCATGTGTTGTAACTCTCCATGACAGGCAAtcacaaatgtttattttatgctgtAATAGTGACATTTATATCAGTTACTCaacattgaaataaaaataatccagTATTGACATGCTCCATCCACCATCAGTCGACTTGCTCTGACgtaaataatataaaagtggctataaattaaaacactgacaacCTATTATGAAACTGTTCTCTGCAAGTCTAATGACAATCTTGGATCTGATCCCAAAAAGCTGAACagttacaaaacatgtcatTTCTCGTAATTTATGTCTTAGAAAAATTACATTGGACTCTACAAACAGTAAAGCATCCACAGCAAGTAAGTGCACTGGTAGGGCTGTGCAATATGGACAAAGTCaatattataataatgttaAGAACTTCTGATTGATACAGAACATCTgctgacaaataaaaaataaacaaatccgGGAATATAAAGCATCATAAAGctagttttcagtttcaaatcTCATCTCTGAGagattaattattatttactaTAAGTATTGCCTTTATTAATTGTTCATCACAATAACCtaacataaataataacaataataataataaattgaatttgtaccacacttttcattcatagtgaatctcaaagtgctacagtgtTAATAGGagaacataaagaaaatagtaataagagtgAAGATGAAAAggccttcctgaatagaaaggtttttaggccttttttataagagtctagggtctgtgctgccctcagatgctCAAGACGGCTGTTCCACAagcgtggtgcagcagagcagaaggctccaTGGTGCGGAGCTCAAAGCCCAGAGGACCAAGCTGCTGCCAGATCTGAGGGTgtgggtggaggtttgtggtgtgatTAGTTCCTGTAGGTGGGGAGGCGCGTGTccgttgatggatttgtataCGACTAGCAGGAGTTTGTagtcaatcctgaaggagacagggagccagtgcaatgaaaacacaattgGTGTTATATGTTGGGTATTTTCCCCGTGAAGAGCGCATTGCAGTTGTCCAGTTTTGAGGAGATAAAGGAATAGACAAGCATCTGGCAGGGTTAGAGAGGGGCGGAGTTCAGAGATGTTTTGCATAGATTTATGGTTATATCGTTCATATATCATCATGACACAACTGTAGGGTGAACACCTGTAAATTATTGCCCAACCGTTTGCAATAGTTGGAATTTGAATTCATAAATGTAGACAGTGCCAATATGacacattatattttatggGTGTTAACCCTTTTAATCacattaaatgtcattaaaatccACTTTTTactgttacattttaaataaagataCAATTTGTATCAACTGCATACTGCCTCTTATCTGGTTCACTGAGGCAACTTATAATATAACAGTTCCAAAgtattaaatacagtttatagCAAGGTGGATAccacaatacaaaaatacacaaactcaTGTTTATCATAGCAGTCTTTCCCTTGAAAGACGTGTTTCAGACTGGCACTGGACTCATCTCATCCTGTTCTGACTCTGCAGCATGAGAATCTCAGCGGCCAACATCTGCGGGTCCATCAGCTGAGGAAACCTGTCCATGGCCATGTCTACCAACTGGACACTGAAGATAGCCAGGAGCTTTTTCCGGACaacttctctctcctctctgctgggTGGGTGCTCCCCCGGCAGGCTGCGAACCGCTGGAGAATGAGCACCAAACGGATCGGACCAGTacagctgctgctggcagctgtAGCTTCTGCTATGCTGGTAATTTGCCGGCTGGCTGTAAGCAGGCATGCTGACTGGGTATGCACCGAAGCTGGCGTAATGAGGCGGGCCGTAGCTGCGGCTGCCCACTGGCCTGATGCTGTGATGCTGGTTGTGATGCTGGAAAGCTGGTGCTGTCCCCAGAGAAGGGGGCCCGtgtgagcagcagctgcacGGTGCGCTTCTAGGTAGGTAGTACTGTTGCCGTACACTGTGGGGCTGCTGGCTCCAAGGGGCCTCCTTTGGCTGGCTGTCTATGGAGCCCAACCCTGAGTCTAGCTGCTCCTGAGAGCCACCATGCCGCACAGAGCCCTGGTCAGAAGAAGAGTGTAGGCTGTTCTTCTCCTTTCTAGATGAGGCCCTCTTGCTGGGGCGGTGACTCACCTTCACATGaactacattttcatttttatgatctTTCTTCAAAGAGACGCTCTCGGGTCCCAGAGTCAGTTTCTTTGCCATATCCTCCACCAGCAAGAGGCTCTGGCCCGGTACAGGACTGATGCGAGCTGAAGACTGATTCTGAGCAGTCAAGGGGTGCTTAGCGTTCTCACGAAGCACATCAGCAAGCAAGCGATTGGACTGTTTGGCTCGTTCAGGATGGTGGAATTTACATTTGATCCCGTAGGTGCATTTCTTTCCTgaataaagaacaaaacataAGAATTTAGAAGTGCTGATGATGTAAACATGATATCAGTGGTGCTTTTTGTCAACATGCTCACAATCACAATTCTGATGTTTTCTACTCAAAACcacctctgggaaccatgaatttCTGTACAAAACTAATGGCAATCCCATAAGCCTCAgctaataatttgtgtttaatgcttattagcaaatattagcttGCTAAtttgctaaactaagatggtggaCATGGTAAACATATTcctgttaaacatcagcatCTTATCACTCTGACATTTGCATTTAGCTGAAAGCAGCACAGTGCCTACGTAGCCTCAGAGAGACATTAATATGGTTtgttaagaaaaataataaaagcatgTAATTTGTGTCTTATACCATTGAGAAAAAATACCAGGCAGGACCAGTAATGTGTTCTCTCACCATAAGGACATGGCTGTTTTTTCTGAGTCTTTGGAAACTTCCGCAGGAAGTTCTCCAGGGTTGGTCCATGTCGACCCAGAGGATCATCAGGAGGCATAAACCTGCGTCAGGGTGAAATTCAATTAGTCTGAAAGTGGAACTGACTTTTTCCTTTACAGCTTAACACTTCGTCTTCCCTGCTGACTCATTTGATGATTTATCTGTTTTACATTCCAGGATGAAAGCAGCCAGGGAAGCCCCGTATCAAGACGGCAGAACTCACTTGTCATTGACGAAGGAGTACATCAGCAGCCTCTCTTCGATGAAGCGCTTCCACTCGGGCTTCTCTCCCTGAATGTCGCGGTACATGTCGTTGGACACGATGATGCCGTCAGACTCGTAGCCCAGCTGGACAATGAACCAGTCGTCATTACAAACCACCCGTTTCCCTGCGACACGACGCGAAGGTGTGAACACCAGAATCTTCCTCTTTTCCAGATCTCGCAGGATGTGCTGATCTGTACACCAAACATAAAGTCACATTAGGTCATTGTTAAGTAAATCAAGTGTAGGTGCAATAAATGTCGCACACACCTTACATAATTATCATTTCATTCAGGAAGCTACAGTAACATTTTAATGAGGGTCTTTCCCAGCTGGCAGATTTAACCtagttaaacattaaacaagGGCTCTAAAAAGTACATCCAGTAACAAAACAGTTTATCTGCTTGAGCAATCTGTTCATCTACATAGAGCAAACACGATCTGGTTAGGGCTGCGCAGAGTGCAGGCCACCACAGTGATAGTTCAAATGGTTATCTTTGGGTATCAAAAACCACTGGAAAAACCCTGCATTTGTAGCTTTTGAATTATAGCTACATAGATGAAAGATGAAGCTCATTTACTTAGCATTTGGAAAAAAGAACTGCGGGGGGTATTTCCCATTTTGAGTAATACAGTTCAGTCTGAGAATCAGCAGTTGCATCAGAGCAAACCGTTTTTTCAATGTTGGCTGTCTGTTAAGTCTATGCAAACTGAAAACCATTTCAAATAGGGCTGctaactaacagttattttcattatagattatgCTGCCTATAAGTTTCTCCATTatcgtttagtctataaatTATCAGCCCATTATAGTGATGGATCACTGCGCTTGTCCTTAAACACTACCCAGAACACAAGTTGGAATATTTTAATGCCTTCTTTAACTGTCTAAAcatagaaaagcagcaagttATCACCTTTACAAAGCTGTAACCagtacatttttgcatgaaataTGTCCTAACTTCACTTTGCtcttgatcaattaatcaactaatcagcAGTAATTTCAAACGTGATAAAGAAAATGGGCTAAATCTGCTTTTTGAATCGCGATAATGAGCATAATCAGACCGCACAGCGATTAACAACAAGGCCAATGTCATGTGATCAACAGCACCAAGCAAAGAAGGAAGTAGGCGACATTAAAAGAAAGTGGATCCCTGTTTTCATACCTGTAATGGGAACATCTGGCCTTGGCTGCTCCTTCCTCCATGAGGGAACAAACACAGTGATTTGAGTGTGGCCTCTCTCCAGGAAGAAGTTCACAGCCAACTGGATTCCCAGACAAGAGAAAACTTCCTTGTTCCCATGgctgaatgaatgcatgaatgaaaggaaagcaggaaaaaatTAATGGGAAACTAGAAAACATTCAAACTTGAACCATTAAACAATGTCCCGTCTGTGGCTGAAAGCTTCCTTGAGTCAGTTTGGACCAATGACAGAAGCTCACTTATCAATTTACCCCATCACAACATTTGTCATGTGAATTTGAGGAATACAAAAGAACAAAGTTGTTTCAGACAGACTGAGGTTGATAGAGTGGTTTAGTCATTGAAAGTATACCTACAGTATAAGGACTgaaactaacgattattttaatttatgctgattattttctcaattcacTGATTAATAGTTCAGTCTACATATCAGAAATTAgtgaaaaaatgtccatcacaagttCTTAAAGCTCAAAGTGACATCGACAAATTGCTTGATAGTCCAAAATTGTAacatattacattattaattattacataatttactgtcatggaaaaatgaagaaaaccagcaaatattcacatttgaaaagcagaaactaatgattttcaggtatttttgtttttaaaaaatttaacaattaattgattatcgaCCATTAATGAGTACTCAACTAATTatataaaagagaaacaggaaattGAGCTTCATATGGAGATTAAGCAGTTAAACAGATGTAAGATCACTCATATTTGTTGAGAATGTCAGAAAGTAACTGTTTCGGTAAATGGTACGTAAAGTGCTACGACAAATACTAGGATAAAAAGGTCCCCATGACTTATCAGGAACTTTATCTCTGTAAATTCCCTGAAGTAAGTGTGACGGGAAACGGCAGATATTTGGTTACA encodes:
- the zc3h12ab gene encoding ribonuclease ZC3H12A; the protein is MNADVTFFPAAHPWSKIPNASSLNLTVQNSSCPASKRMEPSGRCVTPDEPDPSLHHLDSQLDFFHKLGYSTAQVQAVQRKYGPNMDTDKVLGELVRIGAGLEATRQGPVTMSVLVPRGDIQALGPTLQLPVTVTSPQSREETSEEEDVLRPIVIDGSNVAMSHGNKEVFSCLGIQLAVNFFLERGHTQITVFVPSWRKEQPRPDVPITDQHILRDLEKRKILVFTPSRRVAGKRVVCNDDWFIVQLGYESDGIIVSNDMYRDIQGEKPEWKRFIEERLLMYSFVNDKFMPPDDPLGRHGPTLENFLRKFPKTQKKQPCPYGKKCTYGIKCKFHHPERAKQSNRLLADVLRENAKHPLTAQNQSSARISPVPGQSLLLVEDMAKKLTLGPESVSLKKDHKNENVVHVKVSHRPSKRASSRKEKNSLHSSSDQGSVRHGGSQEQLDSGLGSIDSQPKEAPWSQQPHSVRQQYYLPRSAPCSCCSHGPPSLGTAPAFQHHNQHHSIRPVGSRSYGPPHYASFGAYPVSMPAYSQPANYQHSRSYSCQQQLYWSDPFGAHSPAVRSLPGEHPPSREEREVVRKKLLAIFSVQLVDMAMDRFPQLMDPQMLAAEILMLQSQNRMR